Proteins encoded within one genomic window of Streptomyces kaniharaensis:
- a CDS encoding IS30 family transposase, which produces MDFEIRKDRTAQGPVKLRREREAYSRLMQQGYTNTEACRIVGIARRTGQKWRHGRGAEQRQKAAPPIRMVVPPSGVSRYLSEDERIHIADRLREKATVRAIAAELGRSPSTISREIRRNRTEGTRGQWHYRPHAAQARADARRPRPKARKITENPELHAAVQAMLDEQWSPEQICHALRRQFPDRPEMHVVHETVYQALYVQGRGELRRELAGALRSGRARRRPQRQANCRRSRFTDPMVMISERPAEAEDRAVPGHWEGDLILGKEHKSAIGTLVERSTRYVMLLHLPGDHTAETVRDALVATARTLPVQLKRSLTWDQGSEMARHAEFSLATDIPVYFCDPASPWQRGSNENTNGLLRQYFPKGTDLSVHTPEHLAAVADQLNRRPRKTLGWETPAERLAKLLAA; this is translated from the coding sequence TTGGACTTCGAGATCCGCAAGGACCGGACGGCCCAGGGGCCTGTGAAGCTGCGCCGGGAACGGGAGGCATACTCCCGGCTCATGCAGCAGGGCTACACGAACACCGAGGCGTGCCGGATCGTCGGCATCGCCCGCCGGACCGGCCAGAAGTGGCGTCACGGCCGCGGAGCCGAGCAGCGGCAGAAGGCGGCACCACCGATTCGCATGGTGGTGCCGCCTTCCGGTGTCTCCCGGTATCTGAGCGAGGACGAGCGGATCCACATCGCCGACCGGCTGCGGGAGAAGGCCACCGTGCGGGCCATCGCCGCGGAGCTGGGCCGCAGTCCGTCCACCATCAGCCGGGAGATCCGCCGCAACCGCACCGAGGGCACTCGCGGGCAGTGGCACTACCGTCCGCACGCCGCCCAGGCCAGGGCGGACGCTCGCCGGCCCCGCCCCAAGGCCCGCAAGATCACCGAGAACCCCGAGCTGCACGCCGCCGTCCAGGCGATGCTGGACGAGCAGTGGAGCCCGGAGCAGATCTGCCACGCTCTACGTCGACAGTTCCCCGACCGGCCGGAGATGCACGTGGTCCACGAGACCGTCTACCAGGCGCTCTACGTCCAGGGCCGCGGCGAGCTGCGGCGCGAGCTCGCCGGTGCCCTGCGCTCAGGCCGGGCCCGCCGCAGGCCCCAGCGGCAGGCCAACTGCCGGCGTTCCCGCTTCACCGACCCGATGGTCATGATCAGCGAGCGCCCCGCCGAGGCCGAGGACCGGGCCGTCCCCGGCCACTGGGAGGGCGATCTGATCCTCGGCAAGGAGCACAAGTCCGCGATCGGCACCCTGGTCGAGCGTTCGACCCGCTACGTGATGCTGCTGCACCTGCCCGGCGACCACACCGCCGAGACCGTCCGCGACGCCCTGGTGGCCACCGCCCGGACACTCCCGGTCCAGCTGAAGCGGTCCCTGACCTGGGACCAGGGCAGCGAGATGGCCAGGCACGCGGAGTTCAGCCTGGCCACCGACATCCCGGTCTACTTCTGCGACCCGGCCAGTCCCTGGCAGCGCGGCTCCAACGAGAACACGAACGGCCTGCTGCGGCAGTACTTCCCCAAGGGCACCGACCTGTCGGTCCACACGCCCGAGCACCTGGCCGCCGTCGCCGACCAGCTCAACCGCCGCCCACGCAAAACGCTCGGCTGGGAAACCCCAGCCGAGCGTCTGGCTAAACTCCTCGCGGCCTAG
- a CDS encoding GNAT family N-acetyltransferase, with amino-acid sequence MTAKLPVPVTLTGRHVRLEPLDRRHLPDLWDTVGPDPEVWRRVPFLPPTTEEELGAILDTRIAEVEAGTAVKFAVIELAGGRAVGVTGFYDFSAVNELVEIGGTWYARSVWRTAVNSESKLLMMQYAFEDLGMGRVFWKADALNDRSRNAILRLGASFEGIHRRDRLRANGVWRDTAYFSMLADEWPEAKSRLVERLSRG; translated from the coding sequence ATGACCGCGAAGCTCCCCGTGCCCGTCACCCTCACCGGCCGCCACGTCCGCCTGGAGCCCCTGGACCGCCGGCACCTCCCCGACCTCTGGGACACCGTCGGCCCCGACCCGGAGGTCTGGCGCCGGGTCCCCTTCCTCCCGCCGACGACCGAAGAGGAGTTGGGCGCGATCCTCGACACCCGCATCGCCGAGGTCGAGGCCGGAACGGCGGTGAAGTTCGCCGTCATCGAGCTGGCCGGCGGCAGGGCCGTCGGCGTCACCGGCTTCTACGACTTCAGCGCGGTGAACGAGCTGGTCGAGATCGGCGGCACCTGGTACGCCCGGTCGGTGTGGCGGACGGCCGTCAACTCGGAGTCGAAGCTGCTGATGATGCAATACGCCTTCGAGGACCTGGGCATGGGCCGGGTCTTCTGGAAGGCGGACGCACTCAACGACCGCTCCCGCAACGCGATCCTGCGCCTCGGCGCCAGCTTCGAGGGCATCCACCGCCGGGACCGGCTCCGCGCCAACGGCGTATGGCGGGACACCGCCTACTTCTCGATGCTCGCCGACGAGTGGCCCGAGGCCAAGTCGCGGTTGGTCGAGCGCCTTTCCCGCGGCTGA
- a CDS encoding ATP-binding protein, with protein MVGPIRRLLRDALRIIGLDPDSACLIVSELVTNALLHGEGQPTVVLELRGGRLHITVSDSSGNPLRRQAPDDSRTSGRGLDIVDALSESWGVEAIGSHGKAVWAVTKVGHT; from the coding sequence ATGGTCGGCCCGATCCGCCGACTCCTGCGGGACGCCCTCCGAATCATCGGGCTCGACCCCGACTCGGCGTGCCTGATCGTCTCCGAGCTGGTGACCAATGCACTGCTCCACGGGGAGGGGCAGCCGACGGTCGTGCTTGAACTCCGGGGCGGGAGGCTGCACATCACCGTCTCCGACTCGTCGGGGAACCCCCTCCGGAGACAGGCCCCGGACGACTCGCGAACGAGCGGCCGGGGCCTGGACATCGTCGACGCGCTCTCCGAGTCGTGGGGCGTTGAGGCGATCGGGAGTCACGGCAAGGCGGTGTGGGCGGTGACGAAGGTGGGGCACACGTGA
- a CDS encoding Scr1 family TA system antitoxin-like transcriptional regulator gives MPPRNTPTARQLRVGLELRKMRDSARKTTADAASILGLDRTKITQIEKGLYAISPDRVRTLAREYQEGDSAYVEALASVAAERGKGWWEEYRGVLPGSLLDISELEHRAEGRIRTLQICHAPGLLQTEDTARAIFEMVHPRLPARDLWARIAHRVERVKVLTRPHAVEYDAIIHEAALRMNFGGKAVARAQLEHIRAMTDRPNITVRVITFDAPGFSGAGNAVLYVGGAVPRLDTVQVDSVHGPIFLDGSDQLDNYRETLNAMERSALSPADSIAFMDDLLKTS, from the coding sequence ATGCCACCGAGGAACACACCAACCGCCCGCCAGTTGCGTGTTGGACTGGAGCTGCGAAAGATGCGCGACTCCGCCAGGAAGACGACCGCTGACGCAGCCTCAATCCTCGGCCTGGATCGAACGAAGATCACCCAGATCGAGAAGGGCCTCTACGCCATCTCGCCCGACCGCGTACGGACCCTGGCCCGCGAGTACCAGGAGGGCGACTCGGCCTATGTCGAAGCGCTCGCCTCGGTCGCGGCAGAGCGCGGCAAGGGATGGTGGGAGGAGTACCGGGGCGTCCTGCCTGGAAGCCTCCTCGACATCTCGGAACTCGAACATCGCGCCGAAGGCCGGATAAGGACTCTGCAGATCTGCCACGCGCCCGGCCTGCTCCAGACCGAGGACACCGCCCGGGCGATCTTCGAGATGGTCCATCCACGGCTCCCCGCTCGCGATCTCTGGGCACGGATCGCCCACCGCGTGGAGCGCGTCAAGGTTCTCACCAGGCCTCATGCCGTCGAGTACGACGCGATCATCCACGAGGCGGCCCTGCGCATGAACTTCGGCGGAAAGGCCGTGGCCCGCGCCCAGCTCGAACACATCCGTGCGATGACCGACCGCCCCAACATCACCGTGCGGGTCATCACGTTCGACGCCCCGGGCTTCTCCGGCGCCGGGAACGCGGTCCTCTACGTCGGTGGCGCCGTCCCACGGCTGGACACCGTGCAGGTCGACTCCGTCCACGGCCCCATCTTCCTCGACGGCTCCGACCAACTCGACAACTACCGCGAGACTCTCAACGCCATGGAGAGGTCGGCGCTCAGCCCGGCCGACTCGATCGCCTTCATGGATGATCTCCTGAAGACGTCCTGA
- a CDS encoding DUF397 domain-containing protein codes for MEDLDWRTPSICGAGNNCPEVAITADSVFIRSSLARNAPPVRFTHREWRDLLDGIAKGEFTI; via the coding sequence GTGGAAGACCTCGACTGGCGCACTCCGAGCATCTGCGGCGCGGGCAACAACTGCCCCGAGGTGGCGATCACGGCAGACTCGGTGTTCATCCGAAGCAGCCTCGCCCGCAACGCGCCCCCTGTCCGCTTCACCCACCGGGAGTGGCGGGATCTCCTCGATGGCATAGCCAAGGGAGAGTTCACCATCTGA
- a CDS encoding DUF397 domain-containing protein gives MSQQWQKSSLSGESNECVEVRSIANRIEIRESDAPDSVIVTTPQKYALWIEGVKRGEFDHFGNA, from the coding sequence ATGTCCCAGCAGTGGCAGAAGTCATCGCTGAGCGGGGAGTCCAACGAGTGCGTCGAAGTCCGTTCCATCGCCAACAGGATCGAGATTCGCGAGTCCGACGCACCTGACTCGGTCATCGTGACGACTCCGCAGAAGTACGCCCTCTGGATCGAAGGCGTCAAGCGCGGCGAGTTCGACCACTTCGGCAACGCCTGA
- a CDS encoding IS110 family RNA-guided transposase: MTERRARIWVGIDAGKGHHWAAAVDESGFQVWSKKIDNDEAAILEAVAEALAMAGAVDWAIDLSGTASALLLALLASHGQKPVYVPGRTVNRMSGAYRGEAKTDARDAFVIAETSRLRRDFAAVDVPAQLVADLALLVAHRTDLVADRVRMVNRLRDVLTGIFPALERAFDWSGSKGALTLLTYRQTPAGIRRVGRARLESWLRKRGVRSADKVAATALEAAGAQHTVLPGESIAASIVADLASQLLALDERIGGLDKQIKETFHAHPQAHIIESMPGIGPILGAEFVVAAGDLSAYADAGRLASAAGLVPVPRDSGRRTGNLHRPKRYSRRLRRVFYMSAQTSMIKDGPNRDFYLKKRAEGCGHVQALIALARRRVNVLWALLRDGREFTPAQPVAQAA, encoded by the coding sequence ATGACAGAGCGGCGGGCTCGGATCTGGGTGGGGATCGACGCGGGCAAGGGCCACCACTGGGCGGCGGCGGTCGACGAGTCGGGGTTCCAGGTCTGGTCGAAGAAGATCGACAACGACGAGGCCGCGATCCTGGAAGCGGTCGCCGAAGCGCTGGCCATGGCGGGTGCGGTGGACTGGGCGATCGACCTGTCCGGCACCGCGTCCGCGCTGCTGCTGGCCCTGCTCGCGTCGCACGGGCAGAAGCCGGTCTACGTTCCCGGCCGCACCGTCAACCGGATGTCCGGCGCCTACCGAGGCGAGGCGAAGACCGACGCCCGCGACGCGTTCGTGATCGCGGAGACCTCGCGCCTGCGCAGGGACTTCGCGGCCGTGGACGTCCCCGCCCAGCTGGTGGCCGATCTGGCGCTGCTGGTCGCGCACCGCACTGACCTGGTCGCCGACCGGGTCCGCATGGTCAACCGGCTCCGTGACGTGCTGACCGGGATCTTCCCGGCCCTGGAGCGGGCCTTCGACTGGTCCGGCAGCAAGGGCGCGCTGACCCTGCTGACCTACCGGCAGACCCCGGCCGGGATACGCCGGGTGGGCCGCGCCCGTCTGGAGTCTTGGCTGCGCAAGCGTGGTGTCCGCTCGGCCGACAAGGTCGCCGCCACCGCGCTGGAGGCGGCCGGGGCCCAGCACACTGTGCTGCCCGGTGAGAGCATCGCGGCCTCGATCGTCGCAGACCTGGCCTCCCAACTCCTCGCGCTGGACGAGCGGATCGGTGGCCTCGACAAGCAGATCAAGGAGACCTTCCATGCCCACCCGCAGGCGCACATCATCGAGTCGATGCCGGGCATCGGCCCGATCCTGGGCGCCGAGTTCGTCGTCGCTGCGGGCGACCTGTCGGCCTACGCGGATGCCGGCCGGCTGGCCTCCGCGGCCGGCCTGGTTCCGGTGCCCCGCGACTCGGGCCGACGCACCGGCAACCTGCACCGGCCCAAGCGTTACAGCCGTCGCCTGCGCAGGGTGTTTTACATGTCCGCGCAGACCAGCATGATCAAGGACGGCCCGAACCGGGACTTCTACCTCAAGAAGCGTGCCGAGGGCTGCGGCCACGTCCAGGCCCTCATCGCCCTTGCCCGGCGCCGGGTGAACGTCCTGTGGGCGCTGTTGCGCGACGGACGGGAGTTCACCCCCGCACAGCCGGTCGCGCAGGCGGCTTGA
- a CDS encoding DUF397 domain-containing protein, whose translation MSDWQRPSLSSESDVCLEVRTVDGMVEIRESDTTEITVRTTPKKWEAFLLGVQAGEFDHLVADAE comes from the coding sequence ATGAGCGACTGGCAGAGGCCGTCACTGAGCAGCGAGTCCGACGTGTGCCTCGAAGTCCGGACCGTCGACGGCATGGTCGAGATCCGCGAGTCGGACACGACCGAGATCACCGTCCGCACCACCCCGAAGAAGTGGGAGGCCTTCCTCCTCGGCGTCCAGGCCGGCGAGTTCGACCACCTCGTCGCGGACGCCGAATAG
- a CDS encoding aldo/keto reductase: MTAVLGLGTYRVRVVAQAARTALAAGASWVDTAPNYADGFAHQQLAQVAADYPDARMSTKTGFHTAAQGRAAVAAGVLTADEAAGGHSLAPTFIRWQTERALRLLGRANLVFVHNPERVGHDRAQVQAELREAFAVLEEFAQSGQIGGYGVATWSGLASGAFTVPDLLGLAGEAAGSASHHFTGLQLPVSLVMADPMVQALNGSGPLVQAQDAGVITFASAPLHGGELPGLMTPELAEFIRAGLSAPAAALLAVASCPGLDVVLVSASTPEHWDDAAKAVAVPLAPERLRSILDELATG; this comes from the coding sequence GTGACGGCCGTGTTGGGGCTGGGGACGTACCGGGTGCGCGTCGTTGCTCAAGCGGCGCGCACCGCCCTCGCGGCGGGCGCTTCCTGGGTCGATACGGCTCCGAACTATGCGGATGGCTTCGCCCACCAGCAGCTGGCGCAGGTGGCAGCCGACTACCCAGATGCACGGATGTCGACGAAGACCGGTTTCCACACGGCTGCCCAGGGTCGAGCTGCGGTCGCAGCTGGCGTGTTGACCGCCGACGAGGCGGCGGGCGGTCACAGCCTCGCACCGACCTTCATCCGGTGGCAGACGGAGCGCGCGCTGCGCCTGCTCGGCCGGGCCAACCTGGTGTTCGTCCACAACCCCGAGCGGGTCGGCCATGACCGCGCCCAGGTGCAGGCCGAGCTCCGGGAAGCCTTCGCAGTGTTGGAAGAGTTCGCCCAAAGCGGCCAGATCGGCGGGTATGGAGTCGCCACCTGGTCGGGCCTGGCCTCCGGCGCGTTCACGGTGCCTGACTTGCTCGGCCTCGCCGGGGAGGCCGCCGGCTCAGCCTCGCACCACTTCACCGGCCTCCAGCTGCCAGTCAGCCTGGTCATGGCCGATCCCATGGTCCAGGCGCTGAACGGCAGCGGGCCACTCGTCCAGGCGCAAGATGCCGGAGTCATCACCTTCGCCTCTGCGCCTCTGCACGGCGGTGAATTGCCCGGCCTGATGACACCCGAACTGGCGGAGTTCATTCGTGCCGGCCTGTCGGCTCCAGCGGCTGCACTACTGGCTGTCGCGTCCTGCCCTGGCCTGGATGTGGTCCTTGTGTCGGCCAGCACTCCGGAACACTGGGACGATGCGGCGAAGGCCGTGGCCGTCCCCCTTGCACCTGAACGTCTGAGGAGCATCCTTGATGAACTCGCCACCGGATGA
- a CDS encoding cupin domain-containing protein, translating to MLDAASWAARLGGDSFLAQTFNRSYAVIPGQATDVAGLLSWDDLNTILATQRLEPPRLRLSLDGEMLPLHRYALPVTTRRSVTWHRFQPAELHARLAEGASLVLDSIEKIHPPIGAAAEGLERFLGTLVQVNAYASWTEKEGFGTHWDDHDVVVVQMYGAKRWRLYGPTREAPTFRDVESPDTPEGEPVADIVLTAGDVLYLPRGWWHAVAADQGSESLHLTFGLVTNTGADLLTWVVDQLRSRTALRLDVPRFASPEEQAAYVENLRAEVLSELTDPDLVSRWAESVDTTHYGRAVTSLPYIGGLPARAEVRVRLTAPRARLTENAPEGTVTLAAAGTAWDFAGQATPLLQKLLTGEPATLGALAEIASLEVEHVASLVSVLIEGQAAAVVGTAL from the coding sequence ATGCTTGATGCTGCCTCGTGGGCGGCGCGTCTGGGCGGGGACTCGTTCCTCGCCCAGACGTTCAACCGCTCCTACGCCGTCATCCCCGGGCAGGCCACCGACGTCGCCGGCCTGCTCTCCTGGGACGACCTCAACACCATCCTCGCCACCCAGCGGCTGGAGCCTCCACGGCTGCGGCTGTCGCTGGACGGCGAGATGTTGCCGCTGCACCGGTACGCGCTGCCGGTGACCACCCGCCGGTCGGTGACGTGGCACCGCTTCCAACCGGCTGAGCTGCACGCTCGCCTGGCAGAGGGTGCTTCGCTCGTCCTGGACTCCATCGAGAAGATCCACCCGCCCATCGGGGCGGCAGCTGAAGGACTGGAGCGCTTCCTCGGAACGCTGGTGCAGGTCAACGCCTACGCGTCGTGGACCGAGAAGGAGGGCTTCGGCACCCATTGGGACGACCACGACGTGGTGGTCGTCCAGATGTACGGAGCAAAGCGCTGGCGGCTCTACGGCCCCACCCGTGAGGCTCCGACGTTCCGAGACGTCGAAAGCCCGGACACTCCCGAGGGCGAGCCGGTCGCGGACATCGTGCTGACGGCCGGCGACGTGCTCTACCTGCCGCGCGGCTGGTGGCATGCGGTTGCGGCCGACCAGGGGTCGGAGTCGCTGCACCTCACCTTCGGTCTGGTCACCAACACGGGAGCTGACCTCCTGACCTGGGTGGTCGACCAGCTGCGGTCTCGTACCGCGCTGCGCCTGGATGTGCCTCGGTTCGCCTCGCCAGAGGAGCAGGCTGCCTACGTCGAGAATCTGCGCGCCGAGGTGCTGAGCGAGCTCACCGATCCGGACCTGGTCAGCCGGTGGGCCGAGTCGGTGGACACCACGCACTACGGCAGGGCGGTCACCTCGTTGCCGTACATCGGAGGTCTGCCCGCGAGGGCTGAGGTGAGGGTGCGCCTCACTGCACCACGGGCGAGGCTGACGGAAAACGCGCCGGAAGGCACCGTCACCCTGGCGGCGGCGGGAACGGCGTGGGACTTCGCTGGGCAGGCCACTCCGCTGCTCCAGAAGTTGCTCACAGGTGAGCCGGCCACCCTGGGGGCGCTGGCCGAGATCGCCAGCTTGGAGGTCGAGCACGTGGCCTCCCTGGTGTCGGTGCTCATCGAGGGCCAAGCAGCCGCCGTTGTCGGGACAGCGCTGTGA
- a CDS encoding helix-turn-helix transcriptional regulator → MVVKRERLAQRRKDAGHTQETLADALGVHRSTVVRWERGQGEPQPWMWVKLARLLKIRTIELRALFTTPDHPAAASRLVPAPRAESPDPPTQPPGLGNAHTEQLDLGDLAQEAVVVGSSTALMGTEVRVGCRTSDGRVIFVTMPRRALLRTATAATGTAMLSAFGGPTAQPKPLALSPDVNPVHNMRQLRRSLVGCDNVLGPRNVVATAQEHVRLIQQLRRDASGRDRQDLMQVQAEYAEFCSWLYQDSGDHRAAQYWADRAIDWSGAAEDHELTVYITARKAQLAGDMKDPLEAVDLAESAQRLAMPGSRLGALGAVFGAHGHALLGDGLASQRGYDLALELVTRPGDTEVRRGHWLNEAYVEAQRARSLSVLGDYEAATTGFDRAIRALPASFRRDRGVYLARSAGAQLHSVGPEQAAMTAAEALSIGISTGSARIFAELASLDGQLQRWSTVAAVTEFREALDSVMLHEV, encoded by the coding sequence ATGGTGGTCAAGCGGGAACGGCTCGCTCAGCGGCGCAAGGATGCTGGCCACACCCAGGAGACACTGGCTGACGCGCTGGGAGTTCACCGCTCGACGGTGGTGAGGTGGGAGCGCGGCCAGGGCGAGCCGCAACCGTGGATGTGGGTGAAGCTGGCCCGGCTGCTGAAGATCCGCACCATCGAGTTGAGGGCGCTCTTCACGACGCCGGATCACCCGGCAGCTGCCTCCAGGTTGGTGCCAGCTCCACGAGCCGAATCCCCAGATCCTCCAACGCAGCCGCCTGGCCTCGGGAATGCTCACACCGAGCAGCTCGACCTTGGCGATCTGGCGCAGGAGGCTGTCGTTGTCGGCTCGTCCACGGCGCTCATGGGCACGGAGGTCAGAGTTGGTTGCCGCACATCTGACGGGAGGGTCATCTTCGTGACCATGCCGCGCCGCGCCTTACTGCGCACTGCCACGGCCGCCACCGGTACCGCGATGCTGTCCGCCTTCGGCGGCCCCACTGCCCAGCCGAAGCCACTCGCGCTCTCGCCTGACGTCAACCCGGTTCACAACATGCGCCAGCTGCGCAGGTCGCTGGTCGGCTGCGACAACGTGCTCGGTCCCCGGAACGTCGTCGCCACAGCCCAGGAGCATGTCCGCCTGATCCAGCAGCTGCGCCGTGACGCTTCCGGCCGCGACCGCCAGGACTTGATGCAGGTCCAAGCCGAGTACGCCGAGTTCTGTAGCTGGCTCTACCAGGACAGTGGCGACCACCGTGCCGCTCAGTACTGGGCTGATCGGGCCATCGACTGGTCGGGAGCCGCTGAAGATCACGAATTGACCGTCTACATCACGGCCCGCAAGGCCCAGCTGGCCGGTGACATGAAGGATCCCCTGGAAGCAGTCGATCTGGCCGAGTCGGCCCAGCGCCTGGCCATGCCCGGCAGCAGGCTCGGGGCCCTCGGGGCGGTCTTCGGGGCTCATGGGCACGCACTACTGGGCGACGGGCTGGCCAGTCAGCGGGGCTACGACCTGGCCCTGGAGCTGGTGACCCGGCCCGGTGACACCGAGGTCCGTCGTGGTCACTGGCTCAATGAGGCCTACGTGGAAGCCCAACGGGCGCGCTCGCTGTCCGTCCTGGGCGACTACGAGGCGGCGACCACCGGCTTCGATCGAGCGATTCGCGCCCTGCCGGCCTCGTTCCGGCGGGATCGCGGGGTGTATCTGGCCAGGTCGGCGGGAGCCCAGCTCCACTCAGTTGGTCCCGAGCAGGCGGCCATGACCGCAGCTGAGGCTCTATCAATTGGGATCAGTACGGGATCGGCCAGAATCTTCGCCGAACTGGCATCGCTCGACGGTCAGTTGCAGCGGTGGTCGACGGTGGCTGCGGTGACCGAGTTCCGTGAAGCTCTCGACAGCGTCATGCTTCATGAAGTGTGA
- a CDS encoding RibD family protein — MTERPFVLLSVATSIDGYIDDTSPQRLLLSNADDFDRVDQVRAESDAILIGGNTLRSDNPRLLVNSDERRAARVAAGKPEYPLKVTITASGDLDRDLKFWHFGDKKVVYTTDAGALKLRDALDGLADVVSTGDTVDFGLVLDDLASRGVKRLMVEGGGQIHTQFLSQGLADEIHLAVAPLLVGEVGAPRFVYPAEFPGGSTRRMKLLDTRTVGDVVLLRFAPKNVSA; from the coding sequence ATGACCGAGCGCCCCTTCGTCCTGCTGAGCGTTGCCACTTCGATCGACGGCTACATCGACGACACCTCGCCGCAGCGGCTGCTGCTGTCGAACGCGGACGACTTCGACCGCGTGGACCAGGTGCGGGCAGAATCGGATGCCATCCTCATCGGCGGCAACACGCTGCGCAGCGACAACCCGCGGCTGCTGGTCAACAGCGACGAACGCCGGGCCGCTCGGGTTGCGGCCGGCAAGCCGGAGTACCCGCTCAAGGTGACGATCACGGCCAGCGGTGACCTCGACCGTGACCTCAAGTTCTGGCACTTCGGGGACAAGAAGGTCGTATACACGACCGACGCCGGCGCGCTGAAGCTGCGCGACGCCCTCGACGGCCTGGCCGACGTGGTCTCCACCGGCGACACGGTGGACTTCGGCCTGGTGCTCGATGACCTGGCCAGCCGAGGCGTGAAGCGCCTGATGGTCGAGGGTGGCGGTCAGATCCACACCCAATTCCTCTCCCAGGGCCTGGCCGACGAGATCCACCTGGCAGTGGCACCGCTGCTGGTCGGCGAGGTCGGCGCACCGCGCTTCGTCTACCCGGCCGAGTTCCCCGGTGGCAGCACCCGCCGGATGAAGCTGCTGGACACCCGGACGGTCGGAGACGTGGTTCTGCTGCGCTTCGCGCCGAAGAACGTCTCGGCCTGA
- a CDS encoding outer membrane protein assembly factor BamB family protein, which produces MRTGDWGVWADEERAYTTWDGSDLQAVKLADGTQLWSTKHQGDRFGAPLVAKGTVYASDGAPSVTAFDAARAGPASCPASPAGTAPPSSPTASSSSPASWAPTASTPSTPPPAGSSGPSGTRTNKATPPARTGASAPTAPSSSPP; this is translated from the coding sequence ATTCGTACGGGGGACTGGGGAGTCTGGGCCGACGAGGAACGGGCATACACCACGTGGGACGGGTCCGACCTCCAGGCCGTCAAGCTCGCCGACGGCACCCAGCTGTGGTCCACCAAGCACCAGGGCGACCGCTTCGGAGCCCCACTGGTGGCCAAGGGCACCGTGTACGCCAGCGACGGCGCCCCCTCCGTCACCGCCTTCGACGCAGCCCGCGCTGGACCTGCCAGCTGCCCAGCCTCCCCCGCTGGGACAGCGCCCCCGTCCTCGCCAACGGCATCCTCTTCGTCCCCAGCCAGCTGGGCACCGACGGCGTCCACGCCGTCGACGCCACCACCGGCAGGCTCAAGTGGACCTTCAGGGACCCGGACTAACAAGGCAACGCCACCAGCGAGAACTGGCGCCTCAGCACCAACGGCACCCTCGTCTTCGCCGCCCTGA
- a CDS encoding helix-turn-helix domain-containing protein translates to MPPRLSPTVRQQRLGIELRRMRERVGVTPKNLAATLGTDLPKISQMENGKSGISAERLRIWARTCDCADGPYLDALLAMTQDRRKYWWDGYRGRIPNGIIDIAEMEHHAESLTILHTSFIPGLLQTSAYASAVFARLRPPLPRHEADVRTAFRIQRQQILVDRPKPYTAFIHESALRMQFGGPVVLREQLESLLQDSERPGVEIHAIPFSLDTFPGSGESLYLACGPVPELDTVQIDLSQGPKFVHAEADLQTYREIKTETEAIALGPAESRDFIRTILKDLAGRS, encoded by the coding sequence ATGCCACCCCGCTTGTCGCCGACCGTGCGCCAGCAGCGCCTTGGCATCGAGCTGCGCAGGATGCGCGAACGCGTGGGCGTGACGCCCAAGAATCTGGCCGCCACGCTGGGGACGGACCTGCCCAAGATCTCGCAGATGGAGAACGGGAAGTCCGGCATCAGCGCCGAACGGCTCCGGATCTGGGCGCGCACCTGCGACTGCGCCGACGGCCCCTACCTCGACGCGCTGCTCGCGATGACCCAGGACCGCCGGAAGTACTGGTGGGACGGCTACCGCGGGCGGATCCCGAACGGGATCATCGACATCGCGGAGATGGAGCACCACGCGGAGTCGCTCACGATCCTGCACACCAGCTTCATCCCCGGGCTCCTGCAGACCTCCGCCTACGCCTCCGCCGTGTTCGCGCGGCTGCGGCCCCCCCTGCCCCGGCACGAGGCGGACGTGCGGACCGCCTTCCGGATCCAGCGCCAGCAGATCCTGGTCGACCGGCCGAAGCCGTACACCGCCTTCATCCACGAATCCGCGCTGCGGATGCAGTTCGGCGGGCCGGTGGTACTGCGCGAGCAGTTGGAGAGCCTGCTCCAGGATTCCGAGCGCCCGGGCGTGGAGATCCACGCGATCCCGTTCAGCCTGGACACCTTTCCGGGTTCCGGGGAGAGCCTGTATCTCGCCTGCGGGCCGGTTCCGGAGCTGGACACCGTCCAGATCGATCTCTCCCAGGGCCCGAAGTTCGTGCACGCCGAGGCCGATTTGCAGACGTACCGCGAGATCAAGACGGAGACCGAGGCGATCGCGCTCGGGCCGGCCGAATCCCGGGACTTCATCCGGACCATACTGAAAGACCTCGCGGGCCGGTCATGA